The following coding sequences are from one Dermacentor silvarum isolate Dsil-2018 chromosome 4, BIME_Dsil_1.4, whole genome shotgun sequence window:
- the LOC125945020 gene encoding uncharacterized protein LOC125945020: MVLTMPSSRSSTCFVPGCKGGYRSCSEKLSVFKAPKDLSRREQWARNIKRADKELTRDSVVCERHFDESFIERTYRHVINGEVVEIPRDRPRLSDDAVPTLFPDAPKYFTKKAPVKRKDRNVCEQHGPAKKRQKPNSVSRQQPEVLVQQQELEDPSVPEVGTSDAVHAVAEVQHAGLNLRLPDETWNKLTFRGEHDSAVYGVCELEGEQVDHILLPKLVKFKANSCQQNSLCCFVYLRGKLHSQCTVSSQEEGQSVLDSTHALTLCRGCGIRPEKQGQYVIFAGNCFSAKCTYVCESGGSCIHCKYLRKLVQNQMSRKRRNGRVSKRRKKLANTRRILLTAQKKLLNAERELAAMRQANQQIADEVLGARIKSLPEKQQMAVKACFEAAARKSTSGMLYEKEWILECVLLRMRSPKLYEHLRKQKVLIFPSRTCLQRYTRSFKSGFGFNSAVFNALATKTRDMDISSRHGGIILDEIKLAEHFSVNAVGKHHHFFNRASDH, encoded by the coding sequence ATGGTGCTGACCATGCCGTCAAGTCGTTCAAGTACATGCTTCGTGCCTGGATGTAAAGGCGGGTATCGATCGTGCTCAGAGAAGTTATCGGTCTTTAAAGCCCCGAAGGATCTCTCGAGACGAGAGCAATGGGCTCGTAATATTAAGCGGGCTGACAAAGAACTGACGAGAGACAGCGTCGTATGCGAGCGGCACTTCGACGAGAGTTTCATTGAAAGAACATACCGGCACGTTATAAACGGTGAGGTTGTAGAGATACCCCGTGATCGTCCGCGTTTGTCAGACGATGCTGTGCCTACGTTGTTCCCGGACGCACCGAAGTACTTTACCAAAAAAGCACCCGTGAAAAGAAAGGATCGCAATGTATGTGAGCAGCACGGACCTGCCaaaaaacggcaaaagcctaacTCAGTCAGCAGACAACAGCCCGAAGTACTCGTGCAGCAGCAGGAGCTGGAAGATCCCAGTGTTCCTGAGGTCGGAACATCTGACGCAGTCCACGCCGTCGCCGAAGTTCAGCATGCGGGCTTGAACCTCCGTCTACCTGACGAAACGTGGAACAAGTTAACGTTTCGCGGTGAACATGATTCTGCAGTGTACGGCGTTTGTGAGCTCGAGGGCGAACAAGTTGACCACATCTTGCTTCCCAAGCTGGTTAAATTCAAAGCTAATAGCTGCCAACAGAACTCATTGTGTTGCTTTGTATACCTGAGGGGAAAACTGCATTCACAGTGTACCGTCTCGTCGCAGGAAGAAGGGCAGTCGGTGCTCGACAGCACACATGCACTTACATTGTGTCGAGGCTGCGGCATCAGACCGGAAAAGCAAGGACAGTATGtaatctttgctgggaattgctTTTCCGCCAAGTGTACTTACGTGTGTGAGAGTGGCGGCTCCTGCATACACTGCAAGTACCTCAGAAAACTGGTGCAAAATCAAATGTCGCGAAAGCGGCGCAACGGGCGCGTGTCAAAACGTCGGAAAAAACTCGCTAACACGCGTCGCATCTTGCTTACCGCTCAGAAAAAGTTGTTGAATGCAGAACGCGAACTAGCAGCGATGCGTCAGGCAAATCAACAGATTGCCGACGAGGTGTTGGGCGCTCGCATTAAAAGTTTGCCTGAAAAGCAACAAATGGCTGTCAAGGCCTGCTTCGAGGCAGCTGCGAGAAAATCAACATCGGGGATGTTGTATGAGAAAGAATGGATTTTGGAGTGTGTACTTCTGCGGATGCGTAGTCCCAAGTTGTACGAGCATCTCCGTAAGCAAAAAGTTCTTATATTTCCAAGCAGGACGTGTCTGCAGCGCTATACTCGCAGTTTCAAGAGTGGATTCGGATTCAATAGTGCAGTTTTCAATGCCCTTGCTACCAAGACTAGAGACATGGACATCTCTAGTAGACATGGAGGCATCATCCTCGATGAAATTAAGTTGGCTGAGCATTTCAGCGTCAACGCAGTAGGTAAGCACCACCATTTCTTCAATCGAGCATCAGATCACTGA